The Sesamum indicum cultivar Zhongzhi No. 13 linkage group LG6, S_indicum_v1.0, whole genome shotgun sequence genome has a segment encoding these proteins:
- the LOC105164312 gene encoding uncharacterized protein LOC105164312: MGSLGCTVNGTVNDSRFSEPMPWIGLYVVAASAACAIAMAFDAFHGFRYRKFWFPCKYFALNATTLTLIGVAVKLSVDLNTSMPRPQDQLAKLSSTTFICTAIGNSMPSLGTMETKELMMNVVALGILVVTVIVNVCIQLGTGVIYVFWIEHALIMFLMVVLFAILISSSLAIPVTKSYLDLKYNKKFVAAEKECRNNCNTSITRKLRDDLMRYWMMAHTCNPQFVTGRLATCIASGAFCLLSAMVLAEAILRSYLMPWCFTFCNGESDYKWSTTLILVTQSIAVGGGTIGPALRWFIAIKFMCPKRTKKSYKIGFSSVEKYWVQILSQLKDCPLDLRISGRHVRKLVHNAKNKALDLCILIQKAMVVLSKSVRLISIFFVSRLIIIYRCCKKLVDLVMCRNSIRNCNTESESNTNGKLDLRNYILHLEGEEELIDLMMEGDREATGHWNRMGRKEQPRYLIQLLEKLNPSRGFEGVQKFDSKQVLSLDFEEPPNSWALPVVTLTSIAVAISSTDFRPVKELIKCVNEGLKYIRVIENNLDIKRDLTNIRKAAQIVWAGVDLHYRWLDVELLEIAVQGRSLKDIISELSDIAKNKFMELRKNDVTFCLSYTPSKWPIKVLAANSMYRICQTLLLTTDNRSIDCSKVMFERLTAMIADVIGACLTNLQLAITLKCHQSTIEEREECVRHAIHLLGETEKILEILSCQQLMSSDPQKLACINEWRAVTREKDQQHCKSSPTSSDSDFSISSDLYLNIN, translated from the coding sequence ATGGGGAGCCTTGGTTGTACTGTCAATGGAACGGTAAATGATTCAAGATTCAGTGAGCCGATGCCGTGGATTGGCCTGTACGTGGTAGCGGCATCTGCAGCTTGTGCAATAGCGATGGCTTTTGATGCCTTTCACGGCTTCCGTTACAGGAAGTTCTGGTTCCCTTGCAAATATTTTGCTCTCAATGCCACGACGCTTACTCTTATAGGTGTGGCTGTCAAACTCTCGGTTGATCTCAATACCTCCATGCCCCGCCCGCAAGATCAATTGGCAAAACTCAGCAGTACCACTTTCATCTGCACAGCAATAGGTAATTCCATGCCTTCTCTAGGAACCATGGAAACTAAAGAGCTTATGATGAATGTGGTAGCTCTAGGGATACTTGTTGTTACTGTTATTGTGAACGTCTGCATCCAGTTAGGTACTGGGGTGATCTACGTCTTTTGGATAGAACATGCTCTGATAATGTTTCTGATGGTGGTTTTGTTTGCAATCTTGATTTCTTCATCTTTGGCAATTCCTGTGACAAAGAGCTATCTTGATCTTAAGTACAATAAAAAGTTTGTAGCAGCAGAGAAAGAATGCCGTAACAATTGCAATACCTCCATAACACGAAAACTCAGAGATGATCTGATGAGATACTGGATGATGGCGCATACCTGTAACCCTCAATTCGTGACGGGTCGTTTAGCAACTTGCATCGCCTCAGGAGCATTCTGCCTCTTGAGCGCCATGGTTTTGGCAGAAGCAATTCTTCGGAGTTATCTGATGCCATGGTGCTTCACATTTTGTAATGGTGAGTCAGATTACAAGTGGTCAACTACATTGATACTAGTAACTCAGAGTATAGCAGTAGGAGGAGGTACAATTGGCCCAGCTCTTAGATGGTTCATAGCCATTAAGTTCATGTGCCCAAAGAGAACAAAGAAGTCCTACAAAATTGGGTTCTCATCAGTAGAAAAATACTGGGTCCAGATACTTTCTCAGTTGAAGGACTGCCCATTAGATCTCAGAATCTCTGGTCGGCATGTTAGAAAACTTGTGCATAATGCAAAGAACAAGGCCTTggatttatgtattttgatcCAGAAAGCAATGGTAGTTTTGAGCAAGTCAGTCAGGCTAATATCGATATTCTTTGTGAGCAGGTTAATAATAATCTACAGGTGCTGCAAGAAACTTGTTGACTTGGTTATGTGCAGGAATTCAATTCGGAACTGTAATACAGAATCAGAGTCGAACACCAACGGCAAGCTGGATCTCAGAAATTACATATTGCATCTTGAAGGAGAGGAAGAATTGATTGATCTCATGATGGAAGGTGACAGGGAGGCCACTGGTCATTGGAACAGAATGGGGAGAAAGGAGCAACCCAGATATCTCATACAACTTTTAGAGAAACTGAATCCTTCAAGGGGATTCGAGGGGGTACAGAAATTTGACAGCAAACAGGTTCTTTCTCTGGATTTTGAAGAACCTCCAAACAGCTGGGCTCTTCCTGTGGTGACATTAACAAGCATTGCAGTTGCAATTAGTAGCACTGATTTTCGTCCAGTGAAAGAGCTAATAAAGTGTGTAAATGAAGGCCTTAAGTACATCAGAGTCATAGAAAACAACCTCGACATTAAAAGAGACCTGACAAATATCAGGAAAGCAGCACAAATTGTGTGGGCAGGAGTTGATCTCCATTACAGGTGGCTCGATGTGGAACTTCTTGAGATCGCAGTCCAAGGAAGAAGcctaaaagatataatttctgAACTCTCAGACATAGCCAAGAACAAGTTTATGGAGCTACGGAAGAATGACGTAACTTTTTGTCTGAGTTACACTCCTTCAAAATGGCCCATCAAAGTTTTGGCTGCTAATTCCATGTATAGAATATGCCAAACCCTTCTGCTCACAACTGACAATAGATCGATCGACTGCAGTAAAGTTATGTTTGAAAGACTCACTGCTATGATCGCTGACGTAATTGGGGCTTGTCTTACCAACTTACAGCTTGCCATTACACTGAAATGCCATCAGAGCACCATcgaagagagagaggaatgCGTGCGCCATGCTATTCATCTACTTGGTGAAACAGAAAAGATCTTAGAAATTCTTAGCTGCCAACAACTTATGAGTTCAGATCCACAAAAATTGGCATGCATTAATGAATGGAGGGCTGTTACAAGAGAGAAAGATCAGCAGCATT
- the LOC105164314 gene encoding V-type proton ATPase subunit D-like yields the protein MSGQSQRLNVVPTVTMLGVMKARLVGATRGHALLKKKSDALTVQFRQILKKIVSTKESMGDIMKTSSFALTEAKYVAGENIKHIVQENVQSAALKVRSHQENVAGVKLPKFEYFIDGETKNDLTGLARGGQQIQACRAAYVKSIELLVELATLQTSFLTLDEAIKTTNRRVNALENVVKPRLENTITYIKGELDELEREDFFRLKKIQGYKRREVEKQREAAKAYAEEQLAEDIALKRGISISSAHDMLSHTTQKDEDIIF from the coding sequence ATGTCAGGACAGAGCCAGCGCTTGAATGTTGTTCCTACTGTTACAATGCTTGGAGTAATGAAAGCCCGACTTGTTGGGGCTACGAGAGGCCATGCATTGCTCAAGAAGAAGAGTGATGCTCTGACTGTGCAGTTTCGGCAGATTCTCAAGAAGATTGTATCAACAAAGGAATCAATGGGAGATATCATGAAAACTTCCTCCTTTGCCCTTACTGAAGCAAAATATGTTGCCGGTGAGAACATCAAGCACATTGTACAGGAAAATGTCCAAAGTGCGGCACTCAAGGTTCGATCACATCAAGAAAATGTTGCTGGTGTGAAGCTTcccaaatttgaatatttcatTGATGGAGAGACTAAGAATGACTTGACGGGACTGGCAAGAGGAGGCCAGCAGATTCAAGCATGCCGTGCGGCATATGTGAAATCTATTGAGCTGCTTGTTGAGCTTGCTACTCTTCAGACATCATTCTTGACCCTTGATGAAGCAATCAAGACGACAAATCGCAGGGTCAATGCCCTGGAGAATGTTGTGAAGCCACGACTAGAGAATACAATAACTTACATCAAAGGAGAATTGGATGAGTTGGAAAGAGAGGATTTCTTTAGACTAAAAAAGATTCAAGGTTACAAGAGGAGAGAGGTCGAGAAGCAGCGTGAAGCTGCAAAGGCATATGCAGAAGAGCAGCTCGCTGAGGATATCGCTTTGAAGAGGGGTATTTCCATCAGTTCAGCTCATGACATGTTATCCCACACGACACAGAAAGACGAGGACATAATCTTTTGA
- the LOC105164437 gene encoding protein NRT1/ PTR FAMILY 5.6 has protein sequence MQNMVPMWFQHIPAKLLESKATATEWLKYYVAFRKAAPFISVLIFVHGWVEYALIAILITHLTDDNWLHLPKAASIVNVQDGITAFLVLVVAYASDAYLGPFLAIVCTTMAYITGLMLLFFAAWRLTNVQLQLLYVSVVLVALGRAGREVPLKEFLADQFRTERSSQDEDQVQSRRKIWWRSAYILGICASVYVFANTSWIKLSKVSTIAMVAAFLWFLAGIAFYKRRPPTYKSRLNDAFQVVYAAISKRKLSHTPSGNVIPILRCLDKASIVEPSPSWEEQIRKGRLWEVEDVQEVKRLLSMIPLWITFLVYGLLQATGNTFFYEQVNYMDTHLGRISNVPVVIFVIVKSSTSFVVSRICESLLLYYWGEKVPRDVILRVIGAGMAASPICCIVAWRVENYRLQKYVNLDVSITVFWLVPQFFLLGLMEGLVFGGMEEMFYAIVPKSFSNYGPSFTQFSLNIGNFLSLLVILVFGGLFSDDLDTSSLGTYYALLGYVCFVNLLFYCGVATYYVKESDHEKEPPLVQEIKQKLEQEIPPAVEQAQNW, from the exons ATGCAGAATATGGTTCCCATGTGGTTTCAGCACATCCCTGCAAAACTTCTCGAGTCGAAAGCCACTGCGACCGAGTGGTTAAAATACTATGTCGCCTTCCGCAAGGCCGCTCCTTTCATCTCGG ttttaatatttgttcatGGTTGGGTTGAGTACGCACTGATCGCGATCCTGATCACGCATCTGACCGACGACAACTGGTTGCATTTGCCGAAAGCTGCTTCTATTGTGAACGTGCAAGATGGGATAACGGCGTTTCTAGTACTGGTTGTTGCTTATGCATCCGACGCTTATTTGGGTCCATTTCTGGCAATAGTCTGCACGACTATGGCTTATATCACT GGGTTGATGCTGTTGTTTTTTGCGGCTTGGCGTCTAACTAATGTTCAGCTGCAGTTACTGTATGTTTCAGTGGTACTGGTGGCTTTAGGCCGAGCAGGGCGAGAAGTTCCGCTGAAAGAATTTCTTGCTGATCAGTTTAGGACAGAGAGGTCATCTCAAGACGAGGATCAAGTACAGAGTCGTAGAAAAATATGGTGGCGTTCCGCTTATATTTTAGGTATATGTGCATCTGTTTATGTGTTTGCAAATACTTCATGGATCAAGCTCTCAAAGGTATCAACAATTGCTATGGTGGCCGCCTTTCTGTGGTTCTTAGCCGGCATAGCGTTTTATAAGCGTAGACCGCCTACTTATAAAAGCAGGCTAAATGATGCGTTTCAAGTCGTGTATGCAGCAATATCAAAGAGAAAACTCAGCCATACGCCTTCTGGAAATGTCATTCCGATATTGAG ATGCTTAGATAAAGCTTCTATCGTGGAACCATCGCCTAGTTGGGAAGAACAAATAAGGAAAGGTAGACTCTGGGAGGTTGAAGATGTGCAGGAAGTGAAGAGGTTGCTCTCTATGATCCCACTATGGATTACGTTCCTCGTTTACGGTCTATTACAGGCCACCGGAAACACTTTCTTCTATGAACAAGTGAACTACATGGACACACATCTTGGCCGAATTTCCAATGTGCCTGTAGTTATTTTTGTGATAGTTAAAAGTTCTACGAGCTTCGTAGTCTCACGTATTTGTGAATCACTGCTTCTGTACTATTGGGGTGAGAAAGTTCCTCGGGATGTTATTCTTAGAGTAATCGGTGCAGGAATGGCCGCTTCACCAATATGTTGTATAGTTGCTTGGAGGGTCGAGAATTATAGGCTGCAGAAGTATGTGAACCTCGACGTTTCCATCACCGTTTTCTGGCTAGTTCCTCAGTTCTTCTTGCTGGGGCTTATGGAAGGGTTAGTGTTTGGAGGGATGGAGGAAATGTTTTATGCAATAGTTCCTAAATCATTCAGTAATTATGGGCCATCATTCACTCAATTTTCACTCAACATTGGAAATTTCCTCAGCTTACTGGTGATCTTAGTTTTCGGTGGCTTGTTTAGCGATGATTTAGACACGAGTAGCTTGGGAACGTATTATGCGTTGTTAGGTTATGTATGCTTCGTCAACCTATTGTTTTACTGTGGTGTTGCAACCTATTACGTGAAGGAATCCGATCATGAGAAAGAGCCACCGCTTGTGCAGGAGATAAAGCAAAAACTAGAGCAAGAGATACCGCCAGCCGTAGAGCAAGCACAGAACTGGTAG
- the LOC105164438 gene encoding protein NRT1/ PTR FAMILY 5.6-like, with amino-acid sequence MGVGFVFFLGGIAFNYKYKPPTKESKLNNLLQILRAAISKRHLSDSTPSGNVIPILRWLDKASVVEPSPSRAEQVRIGRLWSPEDVQEVKILLSMVPLWTTFLAYGLLQATGNTFFIEQVSYMDSHLGRISRVPVVIFVIVITSTSFIVSRLCDSLFPAYWSQKVPRKVMLTRIGARMASSPLCCIVAWRIEKYRLHKYVNHDVSISVFWLVPQFFLLGFMEGLVYDGMEEVFYVHVPESFKKYGPSFTQFALNIGNFVSLVFILIFHGLFNDNLDTSGLATYYALLAYICFVNFLFYCSVATYYVKQSYHEKDESAVEQELEQIQNLDSHEATDHQLAV; translated from the exons ATGGGGGTAGGCTTTGTGTTTTTCTTAGGAGGCATAgcatttaattataagtacaagCCACCTACTAAGGAAAGCAAGCTAAACAACCTGCTGCAAATCCTGCGTGCAGCGATATCAAAGAGACATCTTAGCGATAGTACTCCTTCCGGAAATGTCATTCCAATATTAAG GTGGTTAGATAAAGCTTCGGTTGTGGAACCTTCACCTAGTCGGGCAGAACAAGTAAGGATAGGAAGACTTTGGAGTCCTGAAGATGTACAGGAAGTGAAGATTCTGCTCTCTATGGTTCCTCTGTGGACGACATTCCTTGCTTACGGCCTACTGCAGGCCACAGGAAACACTTTCTTTATTGAACAAGTCAGTTACATGGACAGTCATCTGGGTCGAATTTCCAGAGTTCCCGTAGTTATTTTTGTGATAGTGATAACTTCAACTAGCTTCATAGTCTCGCGTCTTTGTGATTCACTATTTCCGGCTTATTGGAGTCAGAAAGTTCCACGGAAAGTTATGCTTACAAGGATTGGAGCTAGAATGGCAAGTTCACCGTTATGTTGCATAGTTGCTTGGAGGATTGAGAAGTACAGGCTGCACAAGTATGTGAACCACGACGTTTCCATCAGTGTTTTCTGGCTAGTCCCACAGTTCTTCTTACTGGGGTTCATGGAAGGGCTAGTGTATGATGGGATGGAAGAAGTGTTTTATGTGCATGTTCCTGAATCATTCAAGAAATACGGGCCGTCTTTCACTCAATTCGCTCTCAACATTGGGAATTTCGTCAGCTTAGTTTTTATCTTAATCTTCCACGGTTTGTTCAACGACAACTTAGACACGAGTGGATTGGCGACGTATTATGCGTTGTTAGCTTACATATGCTTTGTGAATTTCCTGTTTTACTGCAGTGTTGCAACCTATTATGTGAAGCAATCCTATCATGAGAAAGACGAATCAGCAGTTGAGCAAGAACTAGAGCAAATCCAGAATTTGGACAGCCATGAAGCTACTGATCATCAGCTGGCTGTATAA
- the LOC110012153 gene encoding uncharacterized protein LOC110012153, with translation MLLELQAVATRWLKYYVVWNKAAPFISGLVFVHAWVEYALIAILITHLTDEWLHLPKAASIVNVQDGVTAVLALVVAHVSDAHLGPFVAVVCSTVAYIIVNAASFCLCQTQMIYATFCLNMSFCEVYTLFKYKAFLWQPCLNVSVQVNVCSSQ, from the exons ATGCTGCTAGAACTGCAAGCAGTTGCAACCAGGTGGTTGAAATACTACGTTGTTTGGAACAAGGCTGCTCCTTTCATCTCAG GTTTGGTATTTGTTCATGCTTGGGTTGAGTATGCATTGATTGCGATCCTGATCACGCATCTGACCGACGAGTGGTTGCATTTGCCGAAAGCTGCTTCGATTGTGAATGTTCAAGATGGGGTAACAGCGGTTCTAGCACTGGTTGTTGCTCATGTGTCCGATGCTCATCTGGGTCCGTTTGTAGCAGTAGTCTGCTCGACTGTTGCTTATATCATTGTGAATGCTGCTAGCTTTTGTCTATGTCAAACTCAGATGATATATGCTACCTTTTGCTTAAACATGTCTTTTTGTGAAGTTTACACTTTGTTCAAGTATAAAGCTTTTCTCTGGCAGCCTTGTCTAAACGTTTCTGTTCAAGTCAATGTATGTAGTAGCCAGTGA